GCGTCGACCTCGGCCGCGGACCGCACGTTGTGCGCGAGGACGATGCCGCCGAAGGCGGGGGGTTCCTTGCCGGCCTCCAGACCGCAGTCCGCGGCGAGCTTCTCCCGGCCCCAGAGGACCAGTCCGAGACCGCCGGCCTGGAAGAAGACGGTCTCCTGGACCTCCTGGCCCCGCCAGCCGAGGACTTCGTAGAAGGCTTTGCTGCGGGCCAGGTCGGAGACGCCGAGGGTGATCAGGGTGACTCGCTGTTCCATGGGGCGGCTTCTTCCGCTGGTCCGAGTCGGAGCAGATCAGCGGACCACGTCGAAGACGTTCTTCTGCAGGCCGTTGGCGTACGCCTCGTGCTCGACCAGCTTCAGCTGCTGCTTGTCCTTGTCCGTGGTGGAGAAGAGGCGCTTTCCGGCGCCGAGGAGGACCGGGAAGACCAGGAGGTGGTAGCGGTCGATGAGGTCGGCGTCAGCGAGGGCCCGGTTCAGGGTGGCGCTGCCGTGGATGATGATCGGGCCGCCCTCCGTCTTCTTCAGCTCGGCGACCTCGTCGAGGGAGCGCAGGATCGTCGTGTCGCCCCAGTTCGAGACCAGGTCGCCCTCGGTGAGGGTCGTCGAGACCACGTACTTCGGCATCACCTTGTAGTCCGCGAACTCCTCCATGCCGGGCCACACCGGGCTGAACGCCTCGTAGCTGGTCCGGCCCAGCATCATCGCGCTCGCCTCCTTCTGCTCACGGCCCTTGATCTCGAACGCCTCGGGGAGGAACTCGATGTCCTTGAAGGTCCAGCCGGCGTTCCGGTAACCCGGCTCGCCGCCCGGGGCCTCCACGACGCCGTCGAGCGAGATGAACGCGGTGCTGATGAGGGTGCGCATGGTGGTTCCTCCGTGTCTCGTATCCGTCTGTGATCTATGACCGTCGAGAATGGAGAAACTCATCGGCCCACGTCTCCCCCTTTTTACGCGGC
This DNA window, taken from Streptomyces sp. NBC_00663, encodes the following:
- a CDS encoding VOC family protein, with protein sequence MEQRVTLITLGVSDLARSKAFYEVLGWRGQEVQETVFFQAGGLGLVLWGREKLAADCGLEAGKEPPAFGGIVLAHNVRSAAEVDALLAAAARAGGTVTKPAALNEIGFYSSAFTDPDGHAWEIAHNPGFPLAEDGTVTLPDFGQP
- a CDS encoding dihydrofolate reductase family protein, which codes for MRTLISTAFISLDGVVEAPGGEPGYRNAGWTFKDIEFLPEAFEIKGREQKEASAMMLGRTSYEAFSPVWPGMEEFADYKVMPKYVVSTTLTEGDLVSNWGDTTILRSLDEVAELKKTEGGPIIIHGSATLNRALADADLIDRYHLLVFPVLLGAGKRLFSTTDKDKQQLKLVEHEAYANGLQKNVFDVVR